The Vibrio rhizosphaerae genome contains the following window.
TCATAAAACCGGTTTTCGGTGCTCCGACAGGTACCGGGGTTTCTTCAAGTGGCGGAATTGCAACGCAAACACCGGCAGCAAAGATTTCCGGATACGTCGGGCTACGCTGATATTCATCAGTCAGCACAAAGCCTTTGGGGTTGCATAAGTCAGGAACATTCGCCACCGCAGGTGACCCTTTAAATGGTGGCAAAAACATCGCCATGTTGAAAGGTAAGTGGTGTTCGAAATCGACTTCGCCTTTGCGGTTGAGCTCTTCGATATGGGCCATATTGGGTTCAAAGTGCGTGGTGCGTGCATTACAAATCCACTGAATGCCCCGCTCCCGGAATTCGTGCTCCATCAATGCTTTTGAATCGCCGACGCCGCCGAGTCCCATGTGGCCGATGTAAGGTTCACTGGTGACAAACGTCATCGGCACCTGAGCGCGGATTTTCAGTTTACGCAACTGGCTTTCCAGCGACAGAACATATTCATAGGCCGGGCCAAAACAACTGGCTCCCTGAAGGGCCCCGACAATCACCGGTCCCGGGTTTTTGATGAGCTGCTGATAGGCTTCGTGAGAATGTACCGCATGGTCAACCGTACAGACTGACTGGGTATAACCATTCTCCGGACCGGCACCGGGGACCGCTTCAAACGCCAGTTTCGGACCAGTACAGATGACCAGATAGTCATACTCGTATTCGGTTCCGTCTTCCGTTCGCAGGCTTTTATTTTGAGCGTGGATCTGAGCAACGCCGGAAGTATTGAACGGAATCTGGAATTTTTTTGTATAGGGAGTCAGGTTCAATACGACCTGATCTCTGGTTCGCTCTCCAAGGGCAACCCATGGGTTTGAAGGAATGAAATGAAATTCAGCCCCTTCATTGATCAGTCGTATTTCATGATCTTTTGGTAGTTTTTGCCTTAACTCATAGGCGATGGAGATACCTCCTAACCCTGCACCCACTACGATCGTTCTTTTCATCTTTACTTTCTCGCTCTTTTTATATTAGTAATTTCTAAATTAATAATAGCTTATGTTTAAGATTGTGCGCCCGATCTGCGTCACAGAAAGAAGAACAGATGAATGGACGTTGATATAGAACGCATTTAACAAGCCGGAAACGATTACGCGTAACGGTAATATGGTGACCTTCAAGTATGATGCTGAACATAACCGCTATCTGAAGACAACCAGTGACGGTAAGGAGACGTTCTACTTCGGTAAATACTATGAACGGGTGACTGATACCAAGACTGGTGAAGTACAGCATAAACACTTTATTTATGCCGATGGCAAGCTGATCGCGCTGAATACGCAGGTCAAAGATGCCGATGATAAGCTGAAAGATAAGCAGATACGCTATTTGCACTATGATGCGCTGGAATCGGTCGATATGATCACCGACGGTTATGGCGTAGTGGTCGAACGGCGTAGTTATGATACCTGGGGTAAACAGCGCAAAGTGAGTTGGCGTGAAGACGGCCCGCTGGATGTTGTACAGGCAGCCATCACCAACCGGGGTTACACCGTCCATGAAGAGATCACTGAAGTCGGGCTGATTCATATGAACGGCCGGGTGTATGATCAGGAACTGGGACGGTTTATCAGCCCGGATCCGGAGATTCAGGCACCATTTGTGACCAATAGCTTTAACCGTTATTCCTATGTCTGGAACAACCCATTGAAGTATCAGGATCCGACCGGTTATAGTGTTGAAGGGCTGGGCGGACAATGCTCTCCGGATTCGTCGGGGGACGGTGGCTCAGGTGATCATGGTGGTAATAATGGGTGTAGTACCAATGGTACTTCATCTAACTCGAATGGAAGTCGAGGAACTCGGGAAGATGATGATTCATCACAGGATAACAAGGAGTCTACTACTCCAGAGACTGGTGAGGATAGTTATTTTGGAAGTGGATTACATGATCTTGTCTCTTTAAGTGATGACTTTGACAATTGGGTAAAATCTAAAACTGCTGGTTGGACTGAATTCAAGGATGCTTGGAATCTAGCAGGGCAGCGTTATAATCAGGCTCCAGAGGATGTTTTAGATGCATTCTCAGAAAAAGTGACCCCTGATACTTCCAACAAAATTAATGGGATAATGTATGCTAGTGCAGGTTTTATTGGGCTGAAGACGGCTGGTAAGAAGTTCACTGTTACAAACAGTGGAACTACTACAGTAGGCCGATGGATGTCTAAGGCTGAACATGAGGCGATGTTAAAGTCCGGCAAGGTTCAAGAAAGCTATTCTGGTACAACCCATGTTGCTAATCCTGCTCAAGCTGAAGCGTTCTTAAAACAAGCTGCTCCGGGTAGTCGGTATGTGGAATTCAATGTTCCATCATCATCGTTAAAACAAACCTCTGAAGGTTGGGCGAAGATAGCCGGACCAAATTCTCTCTAAGGACGTTTAGCAGCTAAAAAAGGCATGGATATTCCTCAGATGCCAAGTGCTACAAATATAATTCACAAAGCAAACAAACTACCTTGAGGGTACTAATCATGATCGATGCTTTTGAAAATTGGATTGCAGCTAATGGTGATAACTTCAAAGAAAAAGGGCTTCAATACGAGGTTACAAAATCACCGCTAGATATTGATAAACCCAGTGTAAGAATAGACTTTGATAGTGATAAATATGTTTCTCGTATAGTTGTTTGGTCTACTGGTGAATGCAATATGGAAGCTCTTGATGTTGAGAGTGAACAGTCTGTTATAGATAAGTATTGCGTTATTGAGTCTGCAGAAGAGTTTGATAACTGTTTTGCAGAGTTCTTTGAAAAAATTGAAGCATAAATAAACATAGCCCCAGCTCCGCCGGGGCTATGTCGTTTAAGGCCCTAAGTTTCCAATTCCCGAATCGCGTTCTTGATCCGCTAGTCTACGTCGCATTCTTGGATTATTGAACCGTTCAATATAATCAAAAATATCTGCTCTGGCTTCGTCTCTCGCCCTAGAAGTTAAGTCATCACCTGTAAAGTGAATTTGGATTTAAAGTAGCATAGTCATTCAGAGCAAGCCGGAGTTGATAATAATCACTACCACCCACCCAAAGCCCGCATTCGCGGGCTTTTTAAGACAACGACTAAATGCGCCGGTTATTCTTGATGCTCTGGTAAAGCAACGGCATCAAGTTGGTTGATAGCGTTGAACAGATCGTCTTGGTTTATTTCTCTGGATTTGAGCACTTGCATGCCGGGAGTGACCGGTAATTGTGGGTCAACGAAGTTTTGGTTATCTTCGTCGGTTCTACTCAAATAGGTCATTGATCCACTGGTGTTGGCTGACTGCTCATTTTCTGGTGCAATACTTTGTCCGCCGACAGCACTGTCAATCACGATAATTTTACCCATCGCAATATTGTTATTTTCATTGGTTTCAGCAACAACATTAGTTCGGTCGACTGCCAACACTAAATAATAAGTACCCGCCGTCAGGCCTGAAAGCATCGGGACGGTGATCGTGTGGCTTGAGCCGTTGGGGAGTCTAATGGGTGTTTCGCCATAGAAATAGATAAGTTGCTTATCTGCATTCGCTAAAAATACAGCTAGTGTTGGAGCTGTACCGCTTTTTTGTGCGCAATTGGCTGATGATACCACCGCATTAATGACTACGTTATCGCCTGCGGCGACCTGATTCGGCGAAAAACTACCGGAAGAGACCAGCCAGTCGGGTGCGCCTTCTCCCCCGATCTTGACGGTATTGAAACTCAGTGCACTCGAAATACTGTAACTCGCCTTCACCTTAAATTCATAGGGGACACATGAATCGGCCAATACTTTTTTGTTTTGTTCACTCAACACACTATCCAAATTGACTCGGTATGTTTGTGTTGAGCTACTTGGGACGCAGCGCATTGTACCGCCTAAGCCTCCGCTTCCACATGAAATATCTGCAAAATCACGTCCAATATTAATGCCGGATTTCCCACCATCTTGTGTCAGCGCAAAATTAACGGTATTGCCGTTATTAAAGATTTCAGAGCCGAACATGTGGTAGTCCACTTCAAGTACTTTTTGATTTGGGTATGGGAGATCTGTGTTAACGATATCGACATTGCCCGGATAAATCGAGGCAAGAGCAGCTTGACTACAAAGCGCTGTGGTTGTGAGCAGGCCAACGACTATTTTTTTTAGTTTCATACTTAGTTCCTATATGTTCATGATGATTCCGTCAGTGAGGTATGACGCGACCCTTGTAACAAATAAAACAAGATTTATATTTATTTGGGGTTATTATGAAATCAATTTATTATGAGTCAATGCTATAGGTTCTTTTTTCTCCACACTGTGATCAATGGAAAATAATCACCGGAAGAATGGGTGTGGCGATGTATTTCAGGCGAAGCCTCTTAACCAGAAAAAATTCCCAAGCGAAAAAATAAGCAACACGATTTCACTGCCAGACACTCAATGTCACTACTGGTTAACTTGAATTTATATGAAATTACA
Protein-coding sequences here:
- a CDS encoding NAD(P)/FAD-dependent oxidoreductase, which gives rise to MKRTIVVGAGLGGISIAYELRQKLPKDHEIRLINEGAEFHFIPSNPWVALGERTRDQVVLNLTPYTKKFQIPFNTSGVAQIHAQNKSLRTEDGTEYEYDYLVICTGPKLAFEAVPGAGPENGYTQSVCTVDHAVHSHEAYQQLIKNPGPVIVGALQGASCFGPAYEYVLSLESQLRKLKIRAQVPMTFVTSEPYIGHMGLGGVGDSKALMEHEFRERGIQWICNARTTHFEPNMAHIEELNRKGEVDFEHHLPFNMAMFLPPFKGSPAVANVPDLCNPKGFVLTDEYQRSPTYPEIFAAGVCVAIPPLEETPVPVGAPKTGFMIESMTSAIVENILSIERGEAVKSKPSMNAVCLADMGDKGAAFIALPQNPPRNTNWTSMGQWVHIAKIAFEKYFLYKVKKGTSEPIYEKYIMKAAGIKRIQ
- a CDS encoding RHS repeat domain-containing protein, with translation MVTFKYDAEHNRYLKTTSDGKETFYFGKYYERVTDTKTGEVQHKHFIYADGKLIALNTQVKDADDKLKDKQIRYLHYDALESVDMITDGYGVVVERRSYDTWGKQRKVSWREDGPLDVVQAAITNRGYTVHEEITEVGLIHMNGRVYDQELGRFISPDPEIQAPFVTNSFNRYSYVWNNPLKYQDPTGYSVEGLGGQCSPDSSGDGGSGDHGGNNGCSTNGTSSNSNGSRGTREDDDSSQDNKESTTPETGEDSYFGSGLHDLVSLSDDFDNWVKSKTAGWTEFKDAWNLAGQRYNQAPEDVLDAFSEKVTPDTSNKINGIMYASAGFIGLKTAGKKFTVTNSGTTTVGRWMSKAEHEAMLKSGKVQESYSGTTHVANPAQAEAFLKQAAPGSRYVEFNVPSSSLKQTSEGWAKIAGPNSL
- a CDS encoding immunity protein TriTu family protein yields the protein MIDAFENWIAANGDNFKEKGLQYEVTKSPLDIDKPSVRIDFDSDKYVSRIVVWSTGECNMEALDVESEQSVIDKYCVIESAEEFDNCFAEFFEKIEA
- a CDS encoding CARDB domain-containing protein yields the protein MKLKKIVVGLLTTTALCSQAALASIYPGNVDIVNTDLPYPNQKVLEVDYHMFGSEIFNNGNTVNFALTQDGGKSGINIGRDFADISCGSGGLGGTMRCVPSSSTQTYRVNLDSVLSEQNKKVLADSCVPYEFKVKASYSISSALSFNTVKIGGEGAPDWLVSSGSFSPNQVAAGDNVVINAVVSSANCAQKSGTAPTLAVFLANADKQLIYFYGETPIRLPNGSSHTITVPMLSGLTAGTYYLVLAVDRTNVVAETNENNNIAMGKIIVIDSAVGGQSIAPENEQSANTSGSMTYLSRTDEDNQNFVDPQLPVTPGMQVLKSREINQDDLFNAINQLDAVALPEHQE